The following are from one region of the Pocillopora verrucosa isolate sample1 chromosome 3, ASM3666991v2, whole genome shotgun sequence genome:
- the LOC131794325 gene encoding transmembrane prolyl 4-hydroxylase, with translation MKVQGLLFVLYWFFFCGSGSKDSKRRKIKFTEPCFAEEQFLHLCTDPTESCHEERADEIELLRLDGVKTGHERWVELTEGIKYKMITRAMKPLLFEIPRFLSDEECEHIISLAKESGLVMSIAGFDVAAYEGDLDEDMREADANWTLDHDERFAKAFNLWDVNNDGFIDANEVRHFAQKRKLLFMREDEVPTMFKRIGLSQSLKDGKMSRAAFAKTNIKKLLWYMDFLKEKSPRHRPRYSQQAWLRQDRNADPILRRLLARIQKLTQLPRKVIQAGEWMQVVQYDPFGHYHGHLDSNPSQDFSIPCCHQNHFGYHDCRICRFITILYYLNDVEEGGETAFLLADNSTVTPQDLESDNATTDEFNLSVNCHMANLVIPPKKGTAIMWYNNFIDPESGMLGPVDRYSLHGGCDVIKGEKWIANNWLTAPNKNSKHIRSIYDAEF, from the exons ATGAAGGTTCAAGGTCTCCTTTTCGTTCTATACTGGTTCTTCTTCTGTGGGAGTGGGTCAAAAGATTCAAAACGTAGAAAGATCAAGTTCACAGAACCGTGCTTCGCTGAAGAACAATTTCTTCACTTGTGTACGGATCCCACAGAATCTTGTCACGAGGAACGTGCAGACGAAATCGAATTGCTGCGTTTGGACGGAGTGAAG acaGGTCATGAGAGATGGGTGGAATTAACGGAAGGgatcaaatacaaaatgatCACAAGAGCCATGAAGCCCTTGCTTTTTG AGATTCCCCGTTTCTTGTCGGATGAAGAATGTGAGCATATCATTTCACTGGCAAAGGAAAGCGGTCTTGTCATGAGTATAGCTGGCTTTGATGTTGCTGCTTACGAGGGAGACTTAGATGAAGATATGAGAGAAGCCG ATGCAAACTGGACACTTGATCATGATGAACGATTTGCCAAAGCATTCAATTTATGGGATGTCAATAATGATGGATTCATCGACGCAAATGAG GTGAGGCATTTCGCCCAAAAACGAAAACTTCTGTTCATGAGAGAGGATGAAGTTCCAACAAT GTTTAAACGCATAGGATTGTCACAGAGTCTAAAAGATG GTAAAATGAGTCGTGCAGCGTTTGCAAAAACGAACATAAAGAAACTCTTATGGTACATGgatttcttgaaagaaaaaagtccTCGCCATAGACCTCGATACAGCCAGCAGGCCTGGCTACGACAAGACAGGAACGCCGATCCAATCCTCAGGCGCCTGCTCGCAAG AATTCAGAAGTTAACTCAGTTGCCTCGAAAAGTGATTCAAGCAGGCGAGTGGATGCAG GTTGTTCAGTATGATCCGTTTGGTCATTATCATGGTCACCTGGATTCCAACCCTTCTCAAGACTTTTCAATTCCTTGCTGTCATCAGAATCACTTTGGATATCACGATTGCCGAATATGCAG ATTCATCACCATTCTCTATTACCTTAATGATGTGGAAGAAGGAGGGGAAACAGCTTTCCTGCTAGCAGACAATTCCACAGTAACACCACAG GACCTGGAGAGTGACAACGCTACCACGGACGAATTCAACTTAAGTGTCAACTGTCACATGGCCAATCTTGTTATCCCTCCCAAGAAAGGTACCGCCATCATGTGGTACAACAATTTTATTGACCCGGAGAGCGGTATGTTAGGACCTGTGGATCGTTATTCACTGCATGGCGGGTGTGACGTCATCAAAGGAGAGAAATGGATCGCTAACAACTGGCTAACAGCGCCGAACAAGAACTCAAAACACATAAGGAGTATTTACGATGCAGAATTTTAG